GCAGTTTTCAGCAAAGCCTATTCCAACTTCAGAGGGAGGCTGTGCTCAGTTTTCCTGTTAATCAGCATTATCTGTCAAGAGACTCATACTGCTTGTGAAAGTCtactttcacttatttcttttgagtagTTTTATTTCAGTAAAGGGAATCCGTTAGTTAATGAAGAAGGTATCTTATATCACAGAAATCATGCAagggtcattcattcattgacaGGGCCTTCCTGAGGTCTAAGTGTTCTTCTAGGTCTTTGTCCAAGCCTGTTTTTACTATCCCCAAGTTGGCTATTGCAGGAACCCCTGGCCCACAGCAGCACTTCCCAAGAGCAAGCATTCACACCCCAGACTGGGATTTAATAACTTTGGGTCACTGAATTCGTGTCAGCAGTGGACTGGATATGCCTGAAATTAAGAGGCGTCTTCATGCCGAGTGTTCCCTTGAGGCATGTCAGGTAGATGACCTGAGTCTACAGGCTCACCCATATAGCTGGCCTGGTGGTGGCTTTCAAAGCAGCATTTATAACCTTGAGAGGCAGGCATGTCGTTCAAGACACTGTGAGCCAGAATGACCGTAGGGGCCGCTAAACGATGTCCCAAGTTTCATAAAACCACTGAATTAGAGTTCAGTCATTCAGCTGCTCCATTTTCTGACCATCTCCTCGTGGAATTTAAACTCCGTTTAAACGCTGTGGCTATGGCATTATAGTTGACGGAGATGTTCTGCAATGTTAGctagaggaaagaagagagactaTGGCCCAAACTGGCAGGAGCTCACTGTGGAGGCAGGAGGCAGCGCCTAGGACAGAAAAATCCAGGTTCTGTTAAATAGAAGCCTCCAAGAATCTTAACTTGCTCAATGGTCAGCTAGGAATGAAAGTAGCAAAACAAATTTGGGTCCAACTTCAAGGTTAactaaatgaaaggaaataagcACATTGGTAAGAACATCTTACAAGCCAACTGGCAAGTTTTACAGACACTAGTTAGTAGTTTGGAAACATTATGGCAAGGTCAAGGGTGGGGCTAAACTCAGGCCTCCCCCTGGGTTACCCGGGAAGCTACTTTCCTAGCCAGATAGGAGACCAAGAGCTGAGGACAGAAGGTTGGCAGTACTCTAAATTAGACTGCATAGTTCAAATCACTTTCTAAAATAACCCCGTGTTTCCTTCTTCGTGTGAAATCATGCCCAGGCATGGCAACAAACACCAGGATTTTAGTGTTTGAGCAAACCTCAGAGGTCCCTGCTCTGACATGCTCTATTTCCAGTTGGGGTAAGTGATGCTTAGTTAAGGGATGTCACCAAAGCAATACAGCTATTGAGTGGCAAATCCAGGGTTGCTCAGACTGCCTGATCCCAGTCCAGTGCTTTTTCTAGCACACAGTCTGATTCCAAATGTCTGGTCTCTGGGAATTCTTGTTTCCTAATAGCACAGTGTCCCATGCATGCTTTTGTTAGAGATTCTATTTATAGCTAATAGCAGCAATTGTAGTAGCCCTTCTGGAGTTAAGATTGTCTCAGTAGTTTTTATTATTCAGGCTGAACACTGGCcataagagaataaaacaaattttccactttcttttttagtAAAATGCCATTCCTAATGCAATCTTATTTCCTAAAGCTGCCTTGGAGAGTGATGGGTAACAttcaggatatttatttattcaatgtcAACAAGAAAATAGTTTTCTCATGCTCAaagtcaaggagcttaccacctattCCAGGAGCTAAAACTGGCCCACACAGAAAAGGAGTGATCCTATGAGGCAGAGCAAATCTATGAGCAAAAAAGGTAAGTTTTGTGATGTTCCTGAAGGAGGAGCTCAGTGAGGGTTGGAGGTGATGAGAGAAGATCTCATGTGGAAGAAAAGACACGTGTTAGTCTTTGGATAGAATGGGATAGATTTACGAATGGGGGATGCTGTGCCAAGGGAAGGTGACATGAAGACTGAGGGCAGAAATGAAGGAGTGAGTAAGGCATCTTCATGAATCACTGGCTggctggggatgggagagggtATAAAATGGCAAGGAACAAGACTTGATGATATAGCCCCAAAAAGAAGGTTATAAATGAGTCACCATGGGcaacagggaggcacagaaagattttGAGCCAAGAAGTGACATGAACGTAGTTCCAAGGGATGACTGGCATGCAGGACAAATTGGAGGACACATAGACTAGAATCAGAGGAACTAGGCATTTCATCAGTATGGCAAGATATAGCATGACATGTCAAGTCCTGAAACCAGGGTATACCAGTACAAATGGAAAGGGCATGACAGATAGGATAGacatttcaaaggaaatattGAACACATGCCACCTGCTCATGTTTCCCTAAGAAGTCTTTGTTCTTTCCTCCAAGTGGTGAAATACCAAACAGATGTACTTATGGAATATTGTGATAAATAAATGCCTATCAGTACGTATAGGTCTCTCATGATATacttgatttttcaaatatttatttgctttagatGAGGCTTAAAATATTGGATGCATTTTGTAGGGTGAAATTATCAGAATAATTTCTGATTTTCAGATGACCTCTCAAAATACTTCTGAAATCTTTTAAGATCTGAATGTCACAACATGGCATATTAGTTCAGCTCTTTCAGATTACGAGAAATAGAGAGCTAGATTATCTTAAGTGATGGAAGTTTTCTGCTGGAATTCACAGGGAAATAAGGGGGTGGGACAGGTGCTCTGTAGTTCCAATCATTTTGGGTCTCACATACTGATTCAGTGCCATCATAATGGGATGCACGATAGATATAGATTGGACTCAGGGGACCAGTAGAGCCATTGAATAGGATTCAAGTTATTGCAGTGGCTCCTGCGACCTGCTTTCTCTGTGAGCACTTCCCACGCTCTTCGAGAGAGGATGCGATTGCATTTTCTCTGACCAAAATGGTGGATGCCTGCTGGATAGAGTTTCTTCCCAAGGCACTATGCACGGGACTGTTCTGCATTGCAGTCATCCCACTCTTGATTGCCTTTGACTGGGGCTCCATTCCTGTTGTAATCAGCTAAGACAGGGTTGCTATCTCTCATAAGCAAATGATACAAACCATAGCCattcaggcagaaagaaaagccTGGGGTCAATTTCTCAGCAGGAGTCTAGGGCAGACACTCAAGGCTTCCTGTCTAGTTTGGATTAGGTAGACAATGACAGAGATCTGTGTATGGAAGCAGTGGGAGGGGTTATCTTTATCAGAGAAGCATATAATAGTTCCTGAGTTGCTAAATTTAGGAAGACAACTGGATCTTAAATGAGAAAggtttgtatatattttgggctTACTGCTAGCTTCTGCTTACATCaaaatgttttctcctcctcTACTAATATGACAGGAAATATGGTCAGACACAGCATACCTGGGGAATATCATagctttctgtattttatcaTGGTCTTTATTGGGGATTAAATATCAGAGATGGTCAGCTGCTCTttcttatttatagttttttctgGAGCCAAGAATTTGTCTGAACTAATTTTTCCTAAGATTATTATCAGCAATTAACCAATTAATATTGGGTGAGTAACTACTTTGACTATCTGCTCCAAGATAACATCTCACGATTTATAGCTCTGACCTATTAGAGTGGTTTATGGAATGTTTTAGGTTGGGAAGGATTCTAAGGTTTTGACAGttctcagaaggaaggaaggctgaTACTGATTAGTGACAGTTccacgagtcagggagggagggaaagtaaCGACCATGTGATTTTGGCCAACCTGATACCAACCTGACACTCCTCATGGTATTGTCGGGAACACTCTCCTCTTTACCCCTATCCCAGTTCCCTGTTTCTAAACCTTGGAAGCTTCAGTGGGGCCTGACTTCTTTTGCTTGTTTAGCTCCACTCAAATCTATGTTATCAACGAGAACTTTCTGaaacctctttctccttttctattccTCCAGACCTAACCTTGGTCCAGATCAGCCTTGCAGATGAGCAAAGCTGCTGTCTTTTAGGGGGAAGTGGCATATGGTCTAGGAGATGCCACTTATATATCCAGAAATTGTCCAACTTAGCAGACCCTCGGGCATCTTCCCACATTCAGCTTTAGTTCCTCTTTAGCCTTGCAGGCCTAAAACCCAATCATGTCAGTGCCGCAGATTGGACCCAGAAGGAAATGATTTATGCAAATCAAATTCATAGGGGGCTGATGTATACAgaattatggttaaaaaaaatgtactggcTCTTACAGAAAATCGCAAAGTTCTCTGATTGCACGTTTATTGCTGGGGAGAAATCTCCATGCAGTCCAGGACGTGATCAGGAGGCTTGGTGAACATGAAGTTGAGGAAGGGAACTAAGTGTATGGTCTAAAGGGAATGAAGCCCCGGTTGCCCATCTCCACATAGCAATGTGTCACCGCCATTTCCCCTGGACTGCTCCGCATACACACGGTCCAGGCTCCACTCCACAGGCTTTCATGCTGGCGATGGGCCTTTGACGGCATGCTCTTTAACAACATGGATATCACCTTGGCTACTGTTAAGTTGCTCCATTCAGTTTGACCTGAACAACTTGTCTTTTAATATTGAGTGTTGATTTTATTAGTTGAACCCTGACAATTTCAGGGGGGTTCCCCACTTTCATGCCTACCTAGCCAATTCCCTAGCAGCTTACCAAGCTTCATTACCTCCAGATTCTAATAAATTCACTTGCCTAAAAAGATCTTTAATAATCTAACAATACCTCACATTTACCGACCCCCAGTTGACAGAGCCCTCCCATGGATAGTATGTCACAGAGTCCTTACGATGCGCTCGGGCAGCAGATCAAGCAGGGATTGCCATCGCCATTCCACACACTGGGGAGCTGAGATAGAACTCCCTCAAGTTCCTGCAGCTAACTAATCTGTCTCAGGGTTAGGCCTAGGGCCATGTTTTCTCTGCTATGCCCCTTTCCCTGTTCTTTTTCTACTAAAAATGCCGGTAAGATTTCCCAATCAATACTCAAAGCAGAGTGAAATTCCTAATATTGGGTTTtcaggctgccccccccccccgtctggtTTCCTGCTCCCTACCCCCCAGGTTTTCATTCTGCTCGGTCACCTGAGCCCCGCTCCCATTTCCAGCTGCCCCTGCACTTCACCCCCGGCTCCAGCAGCTGCTGAGCAGACAGAGAATGAGTTCAGAGGGTGCTTTCAGATCCCACTCGAGTGCCCTTCCTCAGGCTATACAGGCTATCACTTTGGCAGGTCACCTTCTGCTGGCACTGGGCTCAGGACCCTGAGATGGCCAGGGGCGAGGGAGGGACAACCTGGCTGAGAACTGAGTATTTTCAATGCATATTTGATTCTCATTTCCATTCAGGGTTCCTCATTAGGCCACAGATGCAGCATGGACCTTCATTTTGAGTTGGCAAGGCCCAAAGCCCCATTAGTGGTAACGCGCACCAGCAGGActccagggagaggaagaaggctgAAAGGACTGGGGTTTCTGGtccaactttttaaagaaaagaaaagaatgaaagacccATAAAACTCAGAAACACTCTCTTCCCTTGGCTCATTCACATGGAAATGCAAGTCTGATGATCATGGACAGGGAGGTGATGGCCCTAGGAGCAGGGGTCGGAGTGACCTCCAGCTCTTCCGCTCCAGGCCCATGTGCCAGCAGGACTCACCTCCTGAGCCACCAATgccaaatggaaaatttttaatgtcgTGTCTTTGGACACTTGGCAGGACGAACCATGAGTGTTCCAATTACTACACTAATAAGCACTCAAGACCCCAAACAGCCCTTTCTTTCTGGTGCACGTACTCCCAAGTGtaaggtgctgggaaaactgcacaTCAAGTACAAGAAGACCCTATGATTGCCGTATTCATGATATGCAGCAGAAAAAGGGTGGCCATAATGGCCCTGGCAGTGGCTGTCAAACCTTCCTCCGAAGGCTGTATATGCTAGGTATGAGGCCCAAGCCTAGTGGGCGGGTGTCTGGGTTAATGCAGGGAAAGGAAACCATGGATCTGGTTCCTTGAGAAACCTAGAGAAACAAATACTGAAACAAGATCTATGTTTTGCAACCTGATCTCTTGATGACAGGTGTAGAGAGCAGCACCACATTTGTTATAATCACTCTGTTGTTACTTAACCTGTAAGCACGCCTACCCTGGGCATAACACTGCAGACAATGCATGGGGAAATGCCAACCTTGGTTTCAGTGGCACAACCTTCACCTTCCTTCAGTGGATTCTCAGTGCACAGTCACtcaaggaggcaggcagggtggTGTTAATCCTCCCaacttacaaatgaggaaactgagtctctgcATGTAAATAATTTGCCTGTGACTAACAGAGTTAAGACTCAAACCCTGGACTTCTGGTCAACTTTTGTACTTTTTCCAGGAAATCACTTTCTAGAAAGATGTCAAGCTAACTTACGTGGTTAGGATTGGGAAGGGCGTCAACTTTGGGACTATGAATAGCTCTCAGTTTGAAGACCAGTTTTGTGACAGGTGTATCCTAAAGACCCACAATTACCAGACTTTCTTTAAAAGACCTGAGTTGAGGCTCTCATCACAAGGAAGtgcataataattaatataagcTAACCAGGTATATTGTGCCCTTTGGTTTACAAAGTTGACTTCTCATACGTGGTTTTATGTTCTGCTCTCCAGGTTTCACACGTCCCTTGTGGCTCACTGGCTCCTCCTTCCTTGATTGCtgacctctttcttttctttccttgggtTTATTGCCCTCTTCACCATGCTGTTTGTTGTTGGAGGCCAGAACATTCACATccactggagaaaagaaaagagagaaagccaTTCAATGAAGCTGCAAGTACGTTGGTGTCCTATGAGCCCCAGAACTTCTTGTAATACCACATTTATGTACCTGGAGTACACTGATTCCTCAAGCCACGAAGGTGTTGTGCAGCCGCACCAGCCAGCATGTGGCCTCCATTTCCTGCAGGGCTGCAGAGGGAATAGAGGGGTTTGGAAGACAGAGATTGCTTCAGTTTACAAAAGAGAGGTGATATTCCCTAAGTTTCATGGCTCATCAATGGCAAAACAGGCTCATTTCTACTTCTATTATTCTCCTTTTGCCATAGTTTGTAAGACTGAAGGATTGAGAGGAATATCTGGCtctttttaaatgggaaaacaaGTCATACAAGCCTGCATTCCCTCCCCACAGAGTGTTGCTGAGGGCTACAAAGGTGAGCTGAAGGGGCCTTACTCAACGGTTCTTGAGGGGAAGAACTTAGAGAAAAAGTTCAATCTACTCTCTTCTCCTGGACTATCTTTCCAATTGTTCTTTTGGATCTTTCCAACAGTTCCTTTAAGGTATGAGTAGGAAGTGGGAACTGTGGGAAATGCCAACAATGAGAAAGCCAACAAGTTACACAGCACATAACTGGCACCGTCATGTTCCTTTAACTCCCTATGGTGCCCTTCCTGCATTTAGTTTTCCAGTCTGTTGACCTTTGCTAGAGAATAAAAGTTATAAAGAGGTTGGGAATTGCATATGATTTGTCCTGAGTTCCATGAACTGTGTCCTCCATTCTACTCCCCCATTCATCAGGACAGGCCCCACTGGGACATTAATAAACAGAGGGAGGAAAGCTGGTGAAGACCTGGGAGACATTTGAGCAGTGTCTGGAAGACAGGTGGGGACTGGCCTGGGTATGAGTCAGCAGGGGCACATTCCCTTTGTTGCTTGAGACTAGGTCAGCACTGCCGGCCTCTGCACCATTCATCAGTTGTCAAAATTATGAACATGATAGCTTCCTTAAGTGATGCACCTTCCCCCCCAAAACTGGAAAGCATCATCCTTCAGCATGTTTTGCAATGGTACTTTACTACTAATAATATAAGTCATCGattggctcatttttaaaatatccccaAATTTCTTGTGCTAAGCATCTGCCCCAAATcaaaccaaaatcaaaaacaagcTTATCGATTTTTTTCATCCCAATCTAAATGGATTCATTTATGAAAAATGGCCACTTGcacatttgtttcttcattctaCTTCGGAGCATTTTTGGCTTTCTACTACaatgtgggtttttgtttgtttgtttgcttgtttgtttgtttgtttgtttgttttgctttgccaCAAAGCACTTTGCTACATGGCTCTGTTttcaattcctgatttcagctgCTGGTAAGAACGAACCAAACAGGCAGCCAACCCGTCCATCTCTTCTACCTGCATGTCTGGACACTGGCCCTCCTCCCCTCGGCCTCCTCTGGTACCGAGTCTGCACTGTATTCCCAGCACAGAGACTGCCCCCAGAAGGGGACCTCCTTCCACAGCACTCTTTCCCACAGTCCTTAATGTCTGTGCTCGGAGATAAAACAAGCCTTatgctccctcccctctgcacatACCTGCTTATCACTAGGTAAGGCAAACATCATTAGAACGTTTCAAAGTACTGCTAACAAAATGCCAGTGCAACCCAAATCACGTGGTTAAGAGTTTTGAGCACTCATCAGCCCTGGCATTGACAAGCCCTTGAGGGAGGCCAACAGCTTCAATGCAAAAGCTTGTCGTTTTGCCTTGAACACCTTAAGTCAGGCTGGAGGTTGTAAACATCACAGGGCTgggatttgtgtttgttttgtgctCTAATGTATCCCCTGCCATACTGGGAACACAAACAGAACCAAAAGAGCGCCAGGGACATGGTTGGTACtcaagaaatgtttttgttttgttctgtttttgttttagctgAGTTAAAGTTTCCTTACACTGAACagtctgttcttgaacttcattaTACATGCAGTCACTTAGTATGCACTCTTTTGTATCTACCAGGCTTTCAAACTAAACATGTTCAGGAGATTAATCCAGGTTTTACCATGTATTATtagtttttcccctttttattgctgtgtagtaTGCCATAAGTAttccataatttgtttatccattctcttactgatggatatttggttgttttcagtttggagcTGCTATGAATAAAGCTTCCAAAAACATTCTTGTACAAGTTttttgtggacatgtgtttttatttctcttgggtaaataaatactcAGGAGTAAAATGGTTGCATCAGAGGGTAAGGGTAACTTTGTAAGATTCTGCCAAGCCAAcaataagtatttactgagcccTTTGAAATATATCTAGATAAGTTGTTCTATCAATTTGAAAtatcctttccctttctccatcaATTATAATAAAACTCATTTCTCAGGATTTTCCCACATACAGATTTCTCTGATTGTCACAATATGCATACAACAAGACGAATGTTTGACAGATACTCAATCCATATCTATTAGGTTTCTTCTACCTTCTTGTTCCTCTGAGGCTATAGAGATGGGAATCGGGCCTTGTCCCCAGGAAGCTCACAGTCTGGTAGAAAGAGCTCTGACGGAGAAAAGGGAGGTGTGTGTAGAATGCTCCAGGCCTGCAGAGAGGAAACGTAGGTACTGCAGCCTGAGAGGTCTTTCCAGGACTGGGCACTTCAGTTGACTCTAATCATTGGGGTGGCAAAAGCAGAGGACATTGTAGGCAAAGAAGACTGCTGATGCCAAGAGAGACAAAAAAT
This genomic interval from Prionailurus viverrinus isolate Anna chromosome F1, UM_Priviv_1.0, whole genome shotgun sequence contains the following:
- the LOC125155043 gene encoding uncharacterized protein LOC125155043 — its product is MAQRTMPLLPASCFSDAQKNVWLDKYSPSDYRINCNLQEERRQQSSEHPVNVPRSDGGDPSPAGNGGHMLAGAAAQHLRGLRNQCTPVDVNVLASNNKQHGEEGNKPKERKERGQQSRKEEPVSHKGRVKPGEQNIKPRMRSQLCKPKGTIYLDTPVTKLVFKLRAIHSPKVDALPNPNHLTLQNISVNYNAIATAFKRSLNSTRRWSENGAAE